GGTGGGCGGACCATCTCAAAGGGCTCGACCTGCGGAAGGTCAGTCTCGTGGATCACATCAAACCCGCGCTGAAGGGCGCCGGTAACGGGCCCCACCGGATCGCGGTCCTCAAGAGCGTCTACTCCTGGCTGCGGAAGGAGAAGCACCTGCTCACCGTGAACGAGGCCCCGACGTTCCAGACGCTGGTGGTGACCTAGGCGAGGCCCGAGCAGTGGAAGCGCGTGAAGGTGATTCCCCAGGAGCATTACCTCTTGGCGCGAGACCACCTTGCTCCACACTGGCGCGACAGGATGGACGTGCAGGCTGGAACGGGCTGGCATGTCACCGAGCTGATCCGCTTCGCGAAGGAGGGCAGCGTGGAGCCGTACCGGGGCGATGCCGAGGGAGTCTCGGGCGTGCTGGTGTGCCCTCAGACGAAGAGCGGCGAGCCGTTGCGCACTGCCGTGTCCGCTGAAGTCCTGGAGGCTGGGAAGCGGCTCTTGGTGCGAGGCACTTTCGGCCGCGAGAAGTACGGGATGGCGGTCATCTCGGCCTGCAAGGCAGCGGGCATCCCACCCTTCACCCCGGGAAGGCTCCGGCACTCGGTTGCCACCTAGGCCATCGAGAGGTGCGCAGCTCCAGCCTCGGTTGCGGCCTTCCTCAACCACAAGAGTCCGAGCACCACGAGACGCTTCTACGCGACGCACGCTGTCCCGGCGAAGATCCCGACTCTGCGGTGAGTCGGTAGCTCACGAAGGCGATCCGGATCGGCTTCATTAGAGGGCGTTGGGGAATAGGAGGAACAACCGGGGAATTTTACTCAAGCTGGAACGCGCACCTCTTCGTGGGTGGGCTGTCGGCCGAGCAAAGGTGTTGACGATCTCAGTGAAGGTGTTGACGATCGCAACGCACGTGATTAATAGTGAGTTCATCCGCTACGCCCGTAGGCGGGCACTTTCACTTCCCCTGGGTCCTTTACTGGACACCGGGGGTTTTTTTTTTGAGGTTGCGATGGGGAAGAAGGCGGCGCTGTTGATCGACGGGGGCGCCCTACGGGCACTGTGCAAGCAGAATGGACGCCTCATCGATGACCCCAATTACATCGAGAAGGTCGCTCTTGCGTGCTTCGATAGTGCCGAAGAGGACGTGTTCCGCATCTTCTACTACGACTGCGCCCCCTACAGTGGTGAGCTGAAGCTGCCTGTGAGCCGTACGTCCAAGGTGTTCAAGGGCAACGATAGTTGGCAGCACCAATTGGCGCAGAAGAACTTCTTCGCGCTGCGTCGTGGTCGGCTGAAGTTCGTCGATTGGGACCTCAAGGCGCCGATGGCTCCCGGCAAGACGCCTTCGGACGCGGACTACTCGCCGAAGTTTCAGCAGAAGGGGGTCGACATGCGCATCGGCCTTGATATGGCGACGCTCGCCGCCAAGGGCGGTGTGGAGCGGGTGATCCTACTGACAGCAGACACCGATTTTATCCCCGCCCTGAAGCTCGTGCGTACCGAGGGCCTGCAGGTGGTAGCGGTGAACTTGCCGGGCACGCGCTTCAACCTTGAGTTCTTGGAGCACGTTGACATCAAGCGTCCTGTGGCATGGCCACCGTAATACGTGATACCTGAGCCTGTTGATGTGACGTACCTTCTGAAGTTGGGATCAGCGGTGGTGGGCTTGCCCCGATTTGGTGGCTCTCCCGTACATCGTGTGGATTACGCAGCGAGAAGGACACGACGCCGCAGCAAATCGAAGCTGGCGCGCCCGTACATCTGACGCTTGAGGAACTTGAGCCTCGTGACCTGTCCTTCCACCTGGGCATTGCTCCACGGCGTTGTGAGCGCGGCGCGGATCGCCTCCCCCTCCTGTTCAAGCCCTGCGGCGAATGTCTCCACTGCGCGCACTCCGCATGAGCGGGCCTCCCGGAGCCACGCCTCAAAGGCTCGGCAAGAAGGATTCGGCTTGGCGGTGCGGGTGACGCCCCGTTCACGCACGAGTTGATTGAATCGACGCGCCAGCGCGATGTGAGCCTCCCCAACAGCTGGGCAGCGGCCTCCAGCGTCAGCCCCTCGATTCGCCAGCCGCCCGGCGAGATCAGCGCCACCTGCTGCACTCCCGCCACCTCAGCTCTGGCAGGACGCTCGCTGACGTGCACCGGCACCAGAGCCACGCCCTTCTCGGTGGGCTTCGGACGGCGGTGTCCCGCGGGGCGCCCCTTGCGCCACTCGTAGATCGCCGGCCCCGACACGCCCAGCTTCTGCGCCGCGTCCGTCACCGTCCCTCCCGCCGCCACGGTGTGCTCGGCGTAGCGCACCGCAAAGGCGCGCAGCGCCTCGGGGAATGGCAACGAGCCACTGCGCCGCCCGGCCTTCAACCGCTGCGCTTCCTGACGGAACTGCTCCAACTCCTTCTCCAGCTCCATGGACCACCTCTTGGCGTGTGGCCAAGGGACAGGCCCGTGACTGTCACGACGGGGCACGGCGAGGTCTTACCTTGTATCCAGGGCAGTTCCTTCTTCGGTGCGGCCGTCGGCACACCCGATGGAGAGGGGCCCGACCCTCCTACTCCATAGGGAGGTCACGCATCCGCTGAGGATGAGCAGCATGGCGGTCCATCGCAGCTCCATACGAAGACGATATCCGGTCTCCTTCCCTAGGATGCGGTGCGCCC
Above is a genomic segment from Stigmatella erecta containing:
- a CDS encoding NYN domain-containing protein; amino-acid sequence: MGKKAALLIDGGALRALCKQNGRLIDDPNYIEKVALACFDSAEEDVFRIFYYDCAPYSGELKLPVSRTSKVFKGNDSWQHQLAQKNFFALRRGRLKFVDWDLKAPMAPGKTPSDADYSPKFQQKGVDMRIGLDMATLAAKGGVERVILLTADTDFIPALKLVRTEGLQVVAVNLPGTRFNLEFLEHVDIKRPVAWPP